The genomic segment CCACACATATCATTTCCTGCTTTTTATTATGGGTATTCCTCGACTTAACGACAACAACCGAGtcccgaaatttctgttgctaagagagacccTTGTTAAGTAAGCTTTGCCCCTTCTCagatctttcttgccatggtccttaagtgaatcaggGCCGTTGTTAAGTGACTAACACATTCgtaaagtgaatccggcttccccattggttttgcttgtcagaaggagaaaTTCCTTGGAGAAATTCTTTGTCTCAAATGCTATGAGGTTTCCTGCcagagctgggggttggactagatgatttccaaggccccttccaactctcttcctCTGCTCAGTTCCTCTCGGGCATCCTCAAATTTTTCCGTGAGGCAAGTAATGAAATGTAAAacaaaaggaagggggagaaataTTATTACCCGGGCGAATAAGCAAGCCGACTGTATTTAATTTTCCAAGAAAGCAGACGGGAAggaaatcaaatttatttgggcTCCGTTCCACCGCCCCCAACCCACTCCGAAGCAGCAATGTGGTCCCTGCGCGCAGCTGAGCTCGGAGAAATTGTGCCCTGCAGAGCCGGAATGAAATGCTCCTTGCCAAATATGATTGAGCTGTAATCTAGCGGGGATTGGCGACTCCCTGCCCCTAATTGCCAGCAGAACAGGCTGCACCTGCCGAGGCCGAAAACTTCAACTCCTGATTTACGAGGGAGAGGAGATTTATTTCTCCGTCTTTGGTCTTAATTTTTTTGCACAGggaaaaaggcaaaaaaacaacaacatacacCCCACCACCCCAAACAAACCGCAGAACCCCAGTTCTGCAACAGCCTGATTTCCTGCCCGAAGGAAAGTAGCCGGCCGCGATAGAGAATTCAGAGTAAtgagagttggaagcagaggtggcattcagacgGTTCGCACCGGCTCAACCGAACTGGTTTGTGGAAATCACGGGTGAGTTTGCCCAACCGCctcggctctatgccatcctgtttaggcacatttttgaggctgggaACAGGCGCGGAAGGGGTACAAAGCGGCTGTGCGGctaactggtggtaacaaaaatgtgaaaaccactgctggtttgaagggaccttgaaggtcttctagtccaaccccgtcctcgagcaggagaccctgcgccatttcagacgaatggatgtccaatgtcttcttgaaagcctccagtgatgaagctcccacaacttctggaggcaacttctgttccattgattaacagaataatggaggtggaagggaccttgaaggtcttctagtccaaccccctgctcaagcaatagaccctatactgtttcaggtAAATGATAGCGCCGATCTCGTCTTAAGAACctccacccataacttctggaggcaacttctgttccgctggttaattgttctaactgtcaggaaatttctccttggtttcaggttgcttctctccttgattagtttccatccgttgcttcttgccctgAACTGGACAAGATAATCGTAACTATAATAAATTTATTTCACGTCAAAGTAAACAATAAGAAGGAGGAGACATTGGAACAATCCTCCCATAGTTATACTGTAAAGTATTGAGGAAATAATGCCCTAGAAATGCTAATTGACTATTAGCGTAATAAAGTAATTGTCCTAGCATAGAACTCAtagcaacagaacagaatatttaGGATAGAGATAGTAGGAAGCAGCTTGTGCTTCGAATAGATTTGCAACTTTTGGTTTTATATCTTGGTTTTTTGGCTTTTCAAAATAGAAGACCAGccaatccatctctctctctctctctctctctctctctctctctctctctctctctctctctctctctctctctctctctctctctctctctctctcttcccctccctctctctctttctctctccctccctctccctcccttcctccctccctttccctctcccccccgtCTATATCACATATtgcgtagtttcgatggccaggttgcgatattttgtgatttttttccccagttctttttcttcgactctggtgTCTCCTGGTACCGTGATATCAATAAGTTGTACGTTTCGGTTTTCGACAACCgcgatatctggcgtgttgtgttcccAATGACGATctgtctgtattcaaaagtcccacaagttCTTCACCGTCTCATTTtttataactttttccactttagggtcccatgactttctggatacaggtaagtcgtattttttacataatgaataacaacaacaataataataatttcatcttctcttaacgaccccataatcccttgcaaggTGAACTCTGGGCAAccaaatggagctagcagagtgttttaatggccagatgcccttcctgttgccaatgcagagttttgttcggtAGATAAATTCTCATCGTGAGAGAGAAATATcttcctctacctaggatcgaactcacagcctcctgattgtgaggtgagagcttcacccttacgaccgctgcagcatcctcgtggtcatgtgatccagaTGCTTGGCctactgactcatacttatgacggtcacAGCGTCCCATGTGGGGCGGGAGGGTCACGTGCGATCCCTTCTTGCAACCTTCGGACCAGCAAAGTCAGAGGAGGAAGCCAGATTATCTGTATaaccatgtgactcacttaacgactacagcaattcgcttaacaacggtgccaAGAAAGTTCGTCAAGTGGAACAAGGCTTGCTTAACACCTGtctcttgcttagtaatggaaatttggggctcagtcgcggttgaggactacctgtagagaacacacacacacacacacacacacacacacacacacacacacacactgatgtcCAGTTCTTCCCAGCAGAAAAAGCAGCCGGTGTTTTGATGGCTCTTTAGAATCTGGGTCAGTTTAATTGAGTACATGAAGCACCTCCCCAATTTATCTCTCTGCATTTGGGGGTGGTGGGGTGGGCTGAGCCAAGAGGCCGACCCTCTTCCAGATGTTATTTGTTCTGGAAAATTTCTAAGAAGGTCCGTGAGGCCTGTGGAGGCCTTCCTGGAAAAATCAGACCACGCAAACAGCTGACGCGATGCTCTCCGGCCAGCGTGCTTCCTGCTAAAACGCCTTTAATTAGGAAAGGGTCGTTAAAAAAAGACCAGAAAGGTACAAAGGGGAGCGGGGGGGAGGAAGCaggaaaagcagaatatttctcccTCTGCGTTCATCATCCCCAATGACGCTGTGGGGCTCATCTGAAGTGCCCAtctctttaaaataaaacttttaaaataacaaGGCCCGGAAGAGCCGAGATTCAAAGCAGaaatgttgatttatttatttatttatttatttagaaatcgccttatagcaaaattccatgcagaaaatccaagcaagccttGTGgcagcgggggggtgggggggggagagatgcgcATCCCTAAATTATATACCTGTACTCCAATTGTTTTTTGTCACTTTGGAGAAGTGAGGGGAGCCAAATGTCAACGTAAAGCGTTTTCCATGCTTACGATCAGGTTAACCcttgaaagaaagggagggagaattccagGCGTGCCTTCGAGGGACctcagatttctacagcaggTGTGTGAGGTGCGGAAGTCTACAACCTTCTGCAGCCctttgttggtggatgtgatttatgacacagactgaggggaacGGGGACACAGGGCTAAAAGTCAGCCACCCTTAAACGGAAACGAGATCTGACTCCACGGTGGGCATTGCCAAAAGGTTGCTTCTAATAAAtggctggatttcttttgaacctgGCCTCGGTTGTGGGCCGAtacagtcaaaaaagtcaagatggtggccgcAAAGGAAGCTCCTTCCATGAATGGAGCAGCTTGGATTGGAGCATTAGGGTTGCCACGCTGACTTTTCCTTTCAACTCTGCCCAGAAGACACCCAAGAACCCAACACGGgtcctagaactgtgatggcaaaactatggcatgcgtgccagaggtggcacacggagctctCTCGCGCTGACGCCAGGGGCTCTTCTAGTTTTGGAGCGCATGTTTTGGCACGCGTATTCATGTGaccaggccagctggtcttcacagctGCAGGAGCACTGGGAAACACCCtgaaaaacacccccaaaacaggccattttgggggcgttTTGAGACCATTTTGGGgcatttttcagaccatttttgagCCACGTTTTACCCCAAAAGCagccgaaaaatggcctgaaaactgtCCCCAAAACGCTCTGAAAAGAGCCTGAAAAGTGGCCTTAAAAGCCCcccaaaaatgacctgaaaatgacctgaaaaaagaagcttcttcaactctgagtgGGTggaggggaaatggaaggatttatattccttgcagacagctggtcatttgcatgctttttagagggtcgttgaagccacttggaggtttatctaggCCCTCATGATAGGACCACTTATCTCCAGTTTACAACCCAGTCCTTTcaccagttccaagaaggttctacACCCATCTGCACAATTCAGGTGGCCCTGAGGGCACAGTTAaacctccaaggggcctcaacgactctctaaaaggatgcaaatgaccagctatcttcAAGAAggacaaatccttccattctccagaactgaagaagcttcttggatgataagaGAAAGgccttcaaggggaaaaaaaaaaggaagtccagttgcctcttgaagaaaaaTCCTTTGGGATAGACCAGGTCTGCAAACATTGACCCTCCAAGATCTCAAGAAGATTTCAGCTCCTTCTTTGAACACACATCCGAAACTCCACCAGGGCTCCACCGGgattcttccctccccccacccaccacaTCTTCCACGCTGAATTCTGGCCATTGTACTCTTTCAGTCACATCTTCTATGTTCCTGGAGCCTTTCTCCCCTCTGTTGTGGCATCAGTGACATCACAAAGCCCCCCACCGGGTGGTCTTCAAGCAAAGCTGACCACTGATAAGCCGCAGTAGCAGCCGCGTAAGAAGGCCCTCTTCCCCAAAGAGTAGGGTACCACCATCTCCTCTCTGGGGAAGGCAGAGTGGGGGGGTGTCGCAAGCCAGATTCCCCTAGGAAGGAGACCTTGGCTATCTACCTGGCTTCTCGGAATGTCCTCGGCGCTGACCGAGCTGATCGCCACCCGAGGGAGGGCTGAGCCGCCATGTTGCGCATGGCCGACCAAGGTTCTAGAACGCAGAGACAGCCAAGATGCTAATGCCAAGGGACATGACAGAGAAGGAACTGCCAGAAGAATCATGTGAGCTGGAAGCTGCCACAGTCCTGCCTGAGTCCTGCCTCCAACATCTGGACAGCAGCAACTGGAAAGAGCGTATCTCCTGCCTCGAGGCGCTGGAGAGGGCCGTGGAAGAGATGGAAAACCATCAAGTGCCCTGCCAGGCGCTGGTCCGGCTGCTCCACAAGGAGCCCGGCTGGAACGAAACCAAACTCCAGGTGATGCAAAAGAAGCTGCACATCGTCACCCTCATCGCCCGCAAGGGCAACTTCTCCAGGACCTCCGCTCGGTTCGTCCTGGGCAACCTGGTGGATAAGATTGGAGACGTCATCTGCAGCAGCGACACCAAGGAAGCCCTCACGGCGGTGGCGGAAGCCTGCGGCTTGCCCTGGACGGCCGAGAAAGTGACCAAAGCCGCTTTCATGCAAGATAGCCCCAGAACTCACGCAGAGACCTTGAACTGGCTCTCGGAAGCCATCCGAGATTTCGGCTTCGATGGCCTGGAGGCCAAAATGTTTGTCAGCTACATCAAAGTTTCCTTGTCCGCGGCCCACCCAGACGTGCGGACCTCTGCCTTCAACCTCCTCAGCATGATCTTCCTCTATGTGGGGAGCCCCCTGAGGGGCTTCTTTGAGGACGAAAGACCCCTCCTGCTGTCCCAGATAGACGCCCGCTTCGAACAGCTGAGTGGCCAAAGCCCCCCGCCTCAAATCCGGGGCCGCTGCAGGTTCTGTCGGAACTCTGCCAATGCGCAGCAAGGAGGGGACGCGCAACCCTACTGGAAGAAGAACTCGGTGGACCTCCGCCAGAAGATCTCCGCGGAGCTGATGTCCAAAGTGCAGGACGCCAGCTGGAAGGTGCGGAAGGAAGGGCTggaggaggtctccgggatcctcAGCGAGATCACGTCCATCCAGCCCCACCTGGGAGACCTCCCGCTGGCCTTGAAAGCTTGCCTGCACGACTCGAACAAAGTTGTGGTGAAGCAGACCTTGGTCGTCCTGCAGCAGCTCGCCAAGGCCATGGGCCCCGGGTTGAAGCATCACGTCAAGACCCTGGGCATGTCCATCCTGGCGCTGCTCAAAGATAGCAAAAGTAGCTTGAGGCCCCTGGCTCTCGCCACCATCGAGGCTTGGGCAGAGCACACCGGCATGAAAGAATGGCTGGAAGGAGATGACCTCTTTGCGGATCCGAAGAAGGACATGGTGTCGCCCAGGCAGGGCTTCCTGGGCTGGCTGGTGGAGAAGCTGCCGTCTTCCAACTCGGCTTCTGCTGACCTTCTCCGTTGTGTCCCTCACCTCTATTCGGCCTTGGAGAATTCGCACGAGGAGACACGCGCAGCCGCGCAGGAGgcccttccatttttccttctccACCTCGGCATTGAGAAGATGTGCGAAGCCACCAGCAAGCTGAAGCCAGCTTCTCGGGACCAGGTCCTCCTCGTGCTGGAAAGAGTAAAAGAAAGCCGATCTTCCAAGGCCACCCTTAGCTTGTCAAGGACCCTGTCCAAGCTCCCGCGGGGCAAGTCTTGGTCCAGATCAGAggtggctcctcctcctcctcctcctcctccgccatgccCACCAGCCCCTTCCTCCTCGACAGAAAACGTTGGGTCCAACGAGATGAGCATGGATGTCCGAAAAGCCAACTCGGAAGGAACGGTCCCGAAAACGAAGCGATTCCCAGCCACGAAGTCCCAAACCAAAGTTGCCTTAAAGGAAGGTCCCGGCAAGCTCGGTCCCATTTTTATGATTGTCCCCAAAGGCAAAGAGCAGAGGGCCAAGGAGGAGAAGGCGTTGAAAGTCCTCCGGTGGAACTTCAGCACCCCTAGCAGCAAATATATCGAGCAGCTGAAAGCTCAGATGTCCGGTTGCTTCTCCAACTGGCTGCAGGAGGAGATGTTCCATTCCAACTTTCAACACCACATCAAAGCGTTGGCGGTGATGTCCAAGCACTTGGAGACCGAGAAAGACGGGGTCCTCAGCTGCTTGGACCTCATCTTGAAGTGGCTCAGCCTTCGATTGTTCGACACCAACACTTGGGTCCTCATGAAGACCCTAGAGTACCTTCAAAGACTCTTCCACCTGCTCATGGAGGAGAAGTACCAGCTGACGGATAGCGAGGCGTCCTCCTTCTTGCCTTATCTCCTCCTGAAGCTGGGAGGAACCAAAGAGTCCATCCTCAAAGAAGTCCGGGCAATTGTGAAGCAGATGTTCTTCATCTACCCGGCCTTCaagactttttcttttctcctcgaAGGTGCCCAGGCCAAGAACACCAATCAACGGATAGGATGCTTGAAAGAGTTGGGATGGATGCTGAAGAAATATGGCCCGGAGGTCTGCCAGCCGAACCCCAGCAAAATTCTGAAAACCCTCCTGGTCTTGACTGGAGACTATAACAATGCGGTCCATACTGCAGCTCTGAAGGTCATCGCAATCGCCCGGGATGTCTTTGGACTGGAAGCCTTTCGGGTCATTGGGAAT from the Thamnophis elegans isolate rThaEle1 unplaced genomic scaffold, rThaEle1.pri scaffold_11_arrow_ctg1, whole genome shotgun sequence genome contains:
- the LOC116523240 gene encoding cytoskeleton-associated protein 5-like, producing MLMPRDMTEKELPEESCELEAATVLPESCLQHLDSSNWKERISCLEALERAVEEMENHQVPCQALVRLLHKEPGWNETKLQVMQKKLHIVTLIARKGNFSRTSARFVLGNLVDKIGDVICSSDTKEALTAVAEACGLPWTAEKVTKAAFMQDSPRTHAETLNWLSEAIRDFGFDGLEAKMFVSYIKVSLSAAHPDVRTSAFNLLSMIFLYVGSPLRGFFEDERPLLLSQIDARFEQLSGQSPPPQIRGRCRFCRNSANAQQGGDAQPYWKKNSVDLRQKISAELMSKVQDASWKVRKEGLEEVSGILSEITSIQPHLGDLPLALKACLHDSNKVVVKQTLVVLQQLAKAMGPGLKHHVKTLGMSILALLKDSKSSLRPLALATIEAWAEHTGMKEWLEGDDLFADPKKDMVSPRQGFLGWLVEKLPSSNSASADLLRCVPHLYSALENSHEETRAAAQEALPFFLLHLGIEKMCEATSKLKPASRDQVLLVLERVKESRSSKATLSLSRTLSKLPRGKSWSRSEVAPPPPPPPPPCPPAPSSSTENVGSNEMSMDVRKANSEGTVPKTKRFPATKSQTKVALKEGPGKLGPIFMIVPKGKEQRAKEEKALKVLRWNFSTPSSKYIEQLKAQMSGCFSNWLQEEMFHSNFQHHIKALAVMSKHLETEKDGVLSCLDLILKWLSLRLFDTNTWVLMKTLEYLQRLFHLLMEEKYQLTDSEASSFLPYLLLKLGGTKESILKEVRAIVKQMFFIYPAFKTFSFLLEGAQAKNTNQRIGCLKELGWMLKKYGPEVCQPNPSKILKTLLVLTGDYNNAVHTAALKVIAIARDVFGLEAFRVIGNISEKHMGLLEDSIREVGAKDVREEKMKNQLSKSYYVEGSRQNVTTGNQVEEEYSDSVQEQEDINQVDSSPNPKSAVGDPPGMNMENRVSSNINMIICHVASGSIVTSTEALAQIQEILEQEDNVELMSGHINPFLIATLRQMKFIHHLHVTAEEEARKEQVVGFYHSITCNLVSLFQVDILAQEASAGVLKDLISCLISFLLDSPIEELPEEQPTKLVVMKVLEKSNQTRILSSLLLLLQESMTASNNLFAFSEMVAKCLWKTAKRLPQTIDSIYLDQILLDVHLFMKVLPKEKLKQYQSNYPLRALKILLHTLCKLKGEEILGHLTLIEDRGDSDLEANLRKVLSHFEGQPVMDRDSGSFSLAQDQVNRTLAEIFKKINSKETARAGLEDLHEFKERHPEADLEPYLKNCSLLFRSYVKHGLAVIMSERRNKPKTDILSEIDG